The Halovivax ruber XH-70 genome includes the window AGTTGCAGTGCTATAGCTCGCATTCTTCATCTCAATATGACTAGTTACCAACCATACATCGTTTTCCACATGAATTAGTGAAGGTGTAAAATCAGAGTCGCCCTTAGACCAAACTGCGCCCTGTGTTGATACTCCATCACCCTCACTTACTGGATCATGCCCAGTGTAATACCGCACACTGTGAGAATCTAGAAGCTGAAATGCTTCACCACGTTTATTCTCGCGCAGCAATTCTCGAACATATTCATAAATCCCTGCCTCCCTAGCAGTGGTTTTTTTACTTTCATTCTGGCCGCTTACCGTACCAGCGATTCCCGCCATTGTTAGCGAGGCCGATCCTTTAAGTATTTGTCTCCGATTTTGCATCGCAAACACTACTACCATCCCCCTATTATTAAATTTTTTCATCACTATACAAATTTGAGAATTAGCCTTACTTAATAATCCAATAAGTTTCTTTATAATATATATCTATTGTACCCATATATAGCAGATTACCAATCAGAACTGGCAGGAGTGTATTTGATGTGAATATTAAACAATACCCACCTCGTGTTGAAAATTGTTAAATTAAGCCATATCTTCCCACAGAGTTTTAATATATATTATGCCAAAATTTCGAACGCAGACCCGTCATTCTTTCAAATCAAATCTACCCACTGGACCCAAGGTATGGAGAAAGTATATCAGTCCAAATCCCTTCCAATCAGGCAGCAACCAGCCCCTTATGAGTAACGACACGAACGACACCGATCCCCCAGACGAGGGGGCCGACGCGTCCGAGACGGAGCCCGAAGAGGGTGTCGAGGAACAACCGCCACGCGACGTCCTCACACCGTCGGACGACGAGTCGGCGGACGAGGTGTTAGCGGCCGACGAGACAGTGGAAGACCCAGAGACTGAACAGCCGGAGTCGTCGGACAACGAACCCGAATCGACGACCGACGAAACGGACCCGAACGACGTTCCCGACGACATCTGGGCGGAGATCGACGACGAATCGGAGCGAGCGACCGAGCGCCCACCCGCGGACAACAACGAGGGCACCGTCTACGACGAGGCCGACGACGAGCCCGAGACGGTCGAAACGCTGGACGACCTCGGGAGCGAGGTCAGCGTCGACGCCGAACTCGAGATCGACGAGGACGAGGAAGACAATCTGCTGGGCGGCCTACAGATCGAGACGACGGCAGACATCGAGGTGCCAGACCGACTGGTCGATCAGGTGATCGGCCAGGACGAGGCCCGGGATATCATCATCAAGGCGGCCAAACAGCGCCGCCACGTGATGATGATCGGCTCGCCGGGGACCGGCAAGTCGATGCTCGCGAAGGCGATGAGCCAGCTCCTCCCGCAGGAGGACCTCCAGGACATCCTGGTCTACCACAACCCGGACGACGGCAACGAGCCGAAGGTCCGGACGGTGCCAGCGGGCAAGGGCGAACAGATCATCGACGCCCACAAGGAGGAAGCCCGCAAGCGAAAGCAGATGCGCTCGATCCTGATGTGGGTCATCATCGCCATCGCGGTGGTGTACGCCTTCATCCAGGAGATGCTTCTTCTCGGCGTCATCGCCGCGGTGGTCATCTGGCTGTTCTTCCGCTACACGTCCCGCGGGATGGACGCCATGGTGCCCAACATGATCGTCAACAACGGCGAGCAGCGCGTCGCGCCGTTCGAGGACGCGACCGGTGCCCACGCCGGTGCGCTGCTGGGCGACGTCCGCCACGACCCGTTCCAGTCCGGCGGTATGGAGACGCCGAGCCACGACCGCGTCGAACCCGGCTCCATCCACAAGGCCAACAAGGGCGTGCTGTTCGTCGACGAGATGAACACGCTCGACATCCGCACGCAGCAGAAGCTGATGACGGCCATCCAGGAGGGCGAGTTCTCGATCACCGGCCAGTCCGAGCGCTCCTCGGGCGCGATGGTCCAGACCGAGCCCGTCCCGACGGACTTCATCATGATCGCGGCGGGGAACTTAGACGCGATGGAGAACATGCACCCCGCGCTGCGCTCGCGGATCAAGGGTTACGGGTACGAGGTGTACATGGACGACACCATCGAGGACACGCCCGAGATGCGCCGGAAGTACGTCCGCTTCATCGCCCAGGAGGTCGAACGCGACGGGCGCCTGCCCCACTTCGACCGCGCGGCGATCGAGGAACTCATGCTGGAGGCCCGCCGTCGCGCCGGCCGCAAGGACCACCTCACGCTGCTGTTCCGGAACCTCGGCGGACTGGTTCGCGTCGCCGGCGACATCGCCCGCGCCGAGGACCGCGAGTACACGACGCGCGAGGACGTCCTGCAGGCGAAAAAGCGCTCGCGCTCGATCGAAC containing:
- the lonB gene encoding ATP-dependent protease LonB, with protein sequence MSNDTNDTDPPDEGADASETEPEEGVEEQPPRDVLTPSDDESADEVLAADETVEDPETEQPESSDNEPESTTDETDPNDVPDDIWAEIDDESERATERPPADNNEGTVYDEADDEPETVETLDDLGSEVSVDAELEIDEDEEDNLLGGLQIETTADIEVPDRLVDQVIGQDEARDIIIKAAKQRRHVMMIGSPGTGKSMLAKAMSQLLPQEDLQDILVYHNPDDGNEPKVRTVPAGKGEQIIDAHKEEARKRKQMRSILMWVIIAIAVVYAFIQEMLLLGVIAAVVIWLFFRYTSRGMDAMVPNMIVNNGEQRVAPFEDATGAHAGALLGDVRHDPFQSGGMETPSHDRVEPGSIHKANKGVLFVDEMNTLDIRTQQKLMTAIQEGEFSITGQSERSSGAMVQTEPVPTDFIMIAAGNLDAMENMHPALRSRIKGYGYEVYMDDTIEDTPEMRRKYVRFIAQEVERDGRLPHFDRAAIEELMLEARRRAGRKDHLTLLFRNLGGLVRVAGDIARAEDREYTTREDVLQAKKRSRSIEQQLADDYIDRRKDYELQVNEGGVEGRVNGLAVMGEDSGIMLPVMAEVTPAQGPGRVIATGQLKEMAQESVQNVSAIIKKFSGEELTTNVPGWDEGRYEDSEYPQSSLAGKDVHIQFVQAGQQGVDGDSASITVATAVISALEDVPVDQSVAMTGSLSVRGDVLPVGGVTHKIEAAAKTGCKTVIIPKANEQDVMIEDEYEEMVDIVPVSNISEVLDVALMGEPEKDSLLDRLKTITNATLDQGVTGPQNPSPQ